TTTGTATTCTGTAATTTACATTATTTTCAGTTTTCCTAATCAGTATTTATCACTTCCTTGACTGGTTGATTGGAAGAGTTCGTTTTCtgtttggtttctttctttcgTTATCTGATTAGGTTTGATTTCTACATTATTTAATAAATTCTGGCTGGATTAGACTACTAAGGATTAAGGTATAAATACATTTAAGGCCTCCAGGCCATCACATTGGTTTGAAGGTAATACCAACTCAAAATTTTCAGAATTCTTCTGCTGTGGATTCAGTAGGATACCTGATTGATTCTGAGTGAAGTTTAGGTGGATTCTTAACCCATTTTATCCTTCTATCTTCCAATCAAGTTACATGTCAGATCTGAATTCTTCCATACCCTGTGGCTATATTGATTCTACTAAAATTCTCAGATCTATTTTTTCCTATTAGTTTCTGATTATGCTGTTGGTTTGGACTACAATTTACTTCAGATTTACTCTCTGAATACTGTTTTGAATCCCTGAAATATTGTGGTCGATCAACAGTTCTGGTCTTGTTTTTTAACAATTCCTCGTCACAGGAGGATTCTTCAGTAACTCCCTATTCTGTTTAACCTAGCGACTGAAGTTTATTGCTGTCatgatttgatttgatgaagctGTTAACTTTTCTATGTTTCTGGTTCTTATTCCTATAACCTGCGATTCTACTTTTCTATTCTTTCTGTTAAATTTATTTCTGTCAGGAGTCTAGAACCAATTAGGGAAACAAGAAGGAACCTACAGAAATGGCCTAAAACAAATGAGTTTGTTTGAAAGATAAGATTGTTAGTTTCTAGAACCCAAGGATGTAAATAATGTTTTCACCTTTGAGACAATTCAAGAGGATCGCTCTAGTTTTAGCTTGCCGTAAGGTGGAGTCCATATGGGTACGCAAGAGCTTATCAGGAAGTGAAAATATCAGTTTGGAATTCAAGGAAGAGACACTCATGTTTTCTCAAAGATATTAATCATGAAGGACAAAGAAGGAGAATCATTCTCTTTCATTAAAGCTGTACAAGGGGGGAAAAGGATGGTTACTTCATATTGTATCCTATAATGGACGTTGGCATCAATTTTCTTGGATATACACGAAAGAACCATTTAAAGTAGCATGTAATTCAATGTATAGTGCCCATGCCTATGAAGCAATCTCTTGGCATATAAAGACTTCTTTTGTATTAATTTGATTTGGACCTAATGTGAAGTTCTTTCCACCATTTTGTTCCACTATAATAAGGAGAACGGCTGACCAATTTGTGGTCCTTTTCAATGAGATCTTACAAAGGGAAGCCAAAATCTCTGTTGGTTGTTGAACTCATATTTGCATATAGAGTTAAAAGAGAGATGTATAGATCAATGTTTAAGGACATGACTCTTCGTAATTACAAATGTTTGCTGTATACATAGTAAATTTATAGCAAATCCAAAATTTGTTACTTATACTGAGTACGATAGTTactatttttaattagtttctcTTCGTAATTACAAATGTTTGCTGTATACATAGTACATTTATAGCAAATCCAAAATTTGCTACTTATATTGAGTACTATACTTACTATTTTTAATAAGTTTCTCTTCTGAGTCATATTGCGGGTTTTATTCCAGCTGGGACTTCAGTTTTCTAAGTCCTACTAGTAGTACTTCTTTTCCCGCAAGTTGGACTTGGATCAGATTTGATTTATATGAGTCTTTACTATTAGAAAGTCTGAGTCAAATTCAGTAGAAGTCCTCCAGGTTTTTTTGCGTTTGACTAAGAATTGGAATGAAGTAGTCTACTTATGACCTATAATCATGCATGTTAGAGTTTTTATTCAGTTTTATGTGTGGTTTTATTTATGGTCAAGACAATGGTTCTCTTCTAATAGTAGTTTGATGGTCAAACCTACAAGTGTTCATGGTGAATTTCTTCCCTATTCCTTTTTTACTCTTCATTTCTCTAATATACATCATTATGGTCTGTACTAAAGATATATTCTTTCTtatactttttcccttttactaAGGGTATATTTGGGTAAGCTTCTGGCTTCTAGCTTATAGGCTTCCAAAAGCCAGATTCTCAACAGCAAAAAAGGTGGATCCAACCGAAATACTCGGTTTGGAATCTTCACTGCTTAAATAGCACCCCACCCCCCAGGCGTCTGGGCTTCTTGCCCTAAGAGGGGGTAAAGATTCGGGCCCACCTTTTTGGCCGCTGGAAGCTCGCCCAGAAGCTTACCCAAACACACACTTGGTGTTAGTGCTTGTTCCCAATCCCAGGTTATGAAGGGTTGGTGCATCAGGTCAGCAGCCGGCTTCATAAGGTACATAGCCAAACCTGCTGACCCAATGTAATTGGGGAAGGTTTAGTTAAGTTTCGTACTTAGTGGTGCTTGCTGGTTTTTGAGTTGGGCCTCCTATTGCAGGACCAGACCCTCTattcccttttctcttctccatcaatCGTACAGATCAGATTTATCTCCCATATCTCAAGTTCTTTCTATTCTGTTTTCTGAATCTGTTTTGCTTTATTAAGCTGCTGTTACACTTCAATTAGCATCTTAATTCTTAATTTCTGTTGTTTAGCTCTAATTGCAATTCCAAAAAATCTTTTCAATGGATACTTGAAATACTATGGCAACTAGGATTTTAAAATTCTCAATATTAGTTACGGCCAAAGTTATCGATCTATAGATATCTGGAGAAAGGATCAATATTAGTTTTTCAAAAGGCATAGAAAAGTAGTAAAAAGAGGAGGAAATTCTCAAaagataaaggaaagagaatgacTATTACCTACCCATCAGAAATTCTCGACatattttctctcctccttgctTTTCTTCTTCGAAATATTTGATATTAGACAGTAGCTTACTGGAGTGTTGCTGGTTTTGAAAAATGAGGTAaaaagtagttattattattattttttattttccttttgatttattgTGAGTTTGGCAATATATGCATGAAAGAAAGTAGGAAGTTGGATTCCGTCAATATAGGAGTTTATAAAAGAGATGAGATTGAATATGAAACCTTGTACTAATATTGGGTGCTTTTTGGAATGTGACTCGTGCTCATCTTCCTTCTTTGTGCACATTGGTTgctcccttttttatttttttattttaacaatTTTGTGAAGCTCTAAACTGACTggtaaatttcatttttttttcttctccctatTTACCTCCAGGATGTTCAATGGGGATCAATAACAATGTTAGATGGAGAGAGGCGTCTTCTTGCCAATGCCCTTCTTGACTTCTCAAATGAGCGGTTTGTTCTACTTTCTGAGAGTTGCATTCCAATATATGACTTCAAAACTGTTTATAAATACCTCATTGGCTCTTCACATAGCTTTGTTGAGTCCTATGATGAACCAACCCGTTACGGACGTGGACGTTACAGTGGCCGTATGTATCCCAACATTAAGCTCACCCAGTGGAGGAAAGGATCCCAGTGGTTTGAAATGAACCGTGCTCTAGCTGTAGAAATAATCTCAGACAATGAGTACTATTCTGTCTTTGGGAAATATTGTAAGCCTACTTGCTACCCTGATGAGCATTACCTGCCAACTTACATAAACATGTTCCATGGACAAATGAATGCAAACCGGACTGTGACTTGGGTTGATTGGTCGATAAGGAGCCCTCATCCAGCTACCTTTGGAAGGCATGATATTACAGAAGGGTTTATACAATCCCTAAGGAATAATGGAACAGCTTGTTCATATAATTCCAAACGGACATATGTTTGTCACCTCTTTGCAAGGAAGTTTTCTCCCGATGCATTGGAGCCTCTACTTAACATCAGCTCAACAGtaatgaaattttgaaaatttgcaTTTAGTTGTGTGAACTGTGaagatctttttcttttccgaTTCCCCtcattttacttttgattttcattCTTCCTATGATGGGTAGAATTCAGGTTTTTCATTATGGACAAGATAGCAATTGGATTAGTTTAGATTAGGAGAGAAACAACCCAAGCTCCATTTGTGGTTTTCCAaattccaattttaacaagccTGCCTATTTTGGGATCAAACCAAAGCAGCCAACCAGTCCAATTCTTAGACAACAGTAAATGATACAATGCTCTTTCCATGCTAAACTACATTCTCATTATCTTATATACTGGAGAATACACCTTGTGTGTTCTACATAACATGCATATACATGTGATGTTTAATATCCTGTATCCTTGTTATATAGGATATCATGTTCCGTGTCTCTcttggttttaatttttgaaaatccccaTTATTcatcaaccccaaaaaaccaaTCTAGGGGTCTTCCTACAGTTAAAAAATGTGTACCAATCATTATATAAGTCCCGCTACCTAAATAGTACCACTTCATAAGGGCCAATGATCCTTTCTATTGGGACACCGCATGAGGTTGTGGGGTGTAGAACATGTTGGAATACTTGCCTCTCTTCATGCAATTAGTCTGTTACTTTCATGGGCTACATACAAGAGCTTTATGCCCTACAACATACACAAGATATAGAAACATTTTGAATCATTTCCCAAGCATACCATGTGATTAAATAGTTACTTTTATAATCAAATTGGGGAAGGGTTTACAGCCCGGTTGCGTGGCCTTTGCACTAGTAAGGGAGCCAATGAGGGGATGcataggatcatctaacaagagcagtggggtggtcattttgcccccttaAGTGTTGGTACAAGGGAACGCAACGGTGAGGTGGTCATCTCACCCCCTTGTGTGTGGGCAGAGGGGAACACAACTGGACAACATTATTTTTCTCAATCAAAtagttatcaaaaaaaaattgaaaaacataTTGGCACTAATTCCAACAGAGTAGCAAATCATCTAGTGGACGCATCAGAACTCACAGATCGGATGATACCATATCGATCCAGATCGGCTTCAAATGCATCTTCACTTTCAGTATCAGTCTCGGGCCTCTCAGCCGACAATAATATGATACCGCTACGGATTGGCCCATATCGGTACACATCGGCTTCAAATGCTTGAAAACTTCACTTTTTGATACTAGACCCGTATTGGATCTAGTATCAGcccaaaaataatcaaaaatcggaaaattccaaaaaaatagaaattgtaaaaatcaaaatgagagaaaaatagaaagttacttttgtgaaaatattggacaaaatacaataaatatgtaaaaaattcttaaaattttcGCAAAAATCCAAAGATTatataaatcaaaagcatattaaaaaatcataaattgtGGTTTTTATAATTAATATACAAGAATATTTTGAACAAGAATACTTTGAAGGAATATTCTGAACAAGGAAAATGCAAATATTTCCTTTCACTTCTCTTCCGTtcttcccttgcaaccaaatggagtcGTAGTACATAGGAAGATTAGACAATGCACTCTCAACGAGAGTGATTCTTCAACCTTGGGGGGAGGGTAAGTCATTTTCCTGCCTAGGAGAATTTACAAGAAGCAAGAGAAAATGTCATGCAAGGAGAAAATACAACCATACCCCAAGCAACAATAGCAATAAGCTTCTAGAAATTAAAACCCTCCAAATGCAGCTCATGAATTCAgatatcaagaagaagatatcAAACCAAAGACCACATCACAGTAAACACTTCTCCTATTCAGGTTAAAGAGCATAAACAGTAATTAAAGAGAGGATAAAGAACAGATGATTCCAGATTTCCAACTTAAAGCCATAAGTTTATAATAGAATTCCTACCCATAACTTAACTCCTCAATTAATGACGTTCTGTTCACTAAGTTCTATGTTATTAACCCCAAATATGACATCCTATAGTTCAACATCCCAATAACATAATCCTAATGCTCTCTCCAATCCTTGACATTCAGAACTACTTCCCTTTTGATGTCATGCTACACCAATTTTCAACAACATAGTTGTTTCTGGAATCAGTACCCCAGAGGAAAATTAGGCTGTTTCAGTGATCTGTATGGTAACTAATActttttcttcattattcttccatttttaatttagggaaaattacccGGCACTCCTGGTTTTGAAACGAAACTCAAATTACCTCgtggttttttgaaaatactcaaatcaccccctgtattagaccaCAGTATAACAAGTTAGTccctactgttagttttatgctgttacgtgatgatgtcagccagttaaaaaaatttaaatctctaaactactCTTGACATCCAAACGTAGATTTTGAaaaggtagtattgtaaatttaattctaatgttttagtacaagggtaaaatagtcctttcacaccaataactaacagcagactaaaaTTGTCACTGTAGAGGGAGACAGATgagaattttcaaaaaccagggggtgacgtgtaatttaccctttaattTAACAACACAGAATCATTAGTAGTTAGTAACCTAAAGAATGGAATATCCTGAACAGGGAATTATCTGGCTCCAAGGCTAAGAAGAAACCTTGCTGCTTGGTGTTTGGACCCTTTGTTGGCCAACTGCACCTTCTGCTTGGGGTAGAATAGGCAAAGTTGAAGCATCAAGAagagtttggactttggaggttcCAAAAATACAAGGATCTTCTCAATAGAATCTGGTAATAAAAACAttgggaaaatttattcaaaagtTCAGTTCATCACCTGTGCAGAGTGCAGACATCTTGATGAACCATTTCATTTTAAGAGAGGTCGATCCAAATGCATTTTACTTTTGTATTAGAGCTACTGAAACTACACCACATCTTTTATTGCTTCCCCCCTTATCCAGACAAGTATGGCAGAATGTCTTGGGCCCTTGGGGTAATCACAATGGGGTGGATGTGTTGATAAATGCCCAAAACCTTCTATTAATGATCTCAGCTTCCTAGTTGATGGACAGGAAGGGAAACTATTTCGTCTCTTGGGAATCCTGTTTAACAGCATACTGGGTGGCTTTAAAGCAATGCTTggaattttgggttttgaaattgGTGATATATTTCTGTTTCCCCAAGGGCCGAAATCAGCTCACTGTGTGAAATCTAAAACATAATTTTGAAGCCAAGGAACTCATCATCTTCTAAACACCGGTTGTAATGGAGACTGTCGATATGTCTAGCACTGACATGCATTCTACTTGGTACAATCTGGTATcttaatcccccccccccactcccaaaaaaaaaaacctgtcataaaaaaaaacttcttatATCCAGTAATATCTTGATGATTCAAGTGGGTTCTACAGTTTGTAACTAATAATTTGTTGTACCAAAAGCctaatgtatttttcttgggaaATTCCCTAGATATCAAAGGGATTTCATATATTCTTTAAGTTGTAAGTTTGGATGGTTACCGAACGTATCTAATCATCCCTGGATTTTTTGTTGTGTAGAACCCTACATTTTTATTTatacttgaaatttttttttttttttggggggtggggggtggggaggggagggggctATACAATCCCTAAAGTTCCACAGAAAAATTCAAGATGAAGTTCATGACATCCATGATCTCAAGAATTTTACCTGATTTCACCAATCCTAGCAAAAAAATTTGATATCAATGTATCATTGTAATGTCAAAACTGAATACCCTGATCTCTTGCAGCCTTCTTAGTATCAAGATGAGAGACCATCACTAACTGCAAAAAATTTATGTACACTTTCTGTGTCAACAAACCATTGCCCAGGCAATAACCAGTAAAGGCATGATACATACAGCCAAACACTACATTTTTTACTTGCCACTGTTACAACTTTCATTACCCTCAAATAAAAGCACCTTAACAGTAAAGAGATTATGAAATTCCAGTCTTAGAGCCAAAACCATTACCAAAACACCACAACCTTGAAGGTGTTTCGTAGTTTGTACTAAGCATATAGGTCTATAGGATTTAATTTCCACTACTGTCATATTAACCTCTATCTAGACATCCATTCTCCTACAAAGTACAAACCCTCCAACACCTCAAGTAACTTAGCTAACCAAACTTCCCAGCAATGAGTAATAAATACTAGGGAAAAGTTTTACTACACCCACGTGAAGGAAATCCTCCTTACTGGACGAAGTCGTCGTTGCCCTTAGGATTCCCATCCAACGACAGTGAGACCAGGGAGTCTCCATATCCATGGTGTAGAGAATCTAAAGTGACAATAAAAAACTCCCCATAAGGCCTTATTCATACCTTCCACATAGAAAAGCCTTTCAAGCCACCTTCACATAGCATTTCAAATTTGACGAACCATCAGACTACGGGTCTAAGAGGTCCTTCATAAAATGCTATAGAGAAATCAAATCTCTAAGAGATGTCCTACCTATTAACCGTCTGACATTCCCCATTTCAAGTAGAGAAATATGGTTTCTTTTCACACCAAAAATTATATGCATGGTTCTTATGACAATGAGCCATTTGGTGAAAAAATCTCATATTGTTATCAACTACTTTTCACCCCATAACAGTCACCAATGAAAGCCCATCTTTCAAACTCTATAATCTCTATTCAATGAAAAGTTGCTTTGCTGTTCAACATAAtaaaggcgtacccagtgcacgaggctcctgccactgctggggctgggagggtcataatgtacacagccttacccctgcttcgcagagaggccTTTTCTGTTCAACATCCCAAACCTATTTCCTATTCTATCCTTTCCAACCCTGATATCTTATGCaaccactcttttttttttttcctattcacCCATAGTTCCTCAATGCTTCAGCTAAATTGAAGGTTTTTCAGTTTATTTCCAAAAAAATGATTCTCTGTCCTCCAACAAAGTAGTTCCAACATTCTGTAATTAAATGATTGAAACCACATCTTTCAAACTTTATCCCAAATACACAACTCCACATGGTGGGAGAATAGGAAAATGATCAGGTGTTGGTCTTAGCAAAGCTTGCAGAGTCAATGAGTGGAAATGAGTATCAACTATCAACACAATGATAAATAACAATTTTCTTGCAGATCAGGTAAGGTGTAAGGGATCCCATCCATTGGCAGATCAAGAAGTTCGTTGCAGCCAATAACACTCAACAAATCCCTCATACTCGTGGACCTACAGCTAATAGTTCTCTCTTGTAACTTGTAAATGAACCTGATGGCATTAAAATAGACACCAATACACCAAGGTTCCACTAGAAAGGAATCTCCACAAGCTCCATCTATAGGCCATCAAACAGAGTCGCTTCAGTTGGCCATAAATCCTTTTAAACCCAGTTAAAATCCTCAGTTACCATCTTACAATTGACAGAAATTCACAATATTCCTTGATACTTTTCACAACATCAATGCTACTACCCTCCCATATTTATAGATATATTGTTACAGCTTCCTAAACTCCTCCAAGGATTGGATTGGAAATTTCATCTGGCATCTTGGAGTGTCCCTCTGTTTTCTATTACTATTCTGAGTTTGAGACCCTCATTTTTATTCCTTCACTATATTCACGTTACTCGCAAGGTTTTTAACTTCCTGTTGTATACTTTAAACGAATGACTTGATCAAGGCCCTTCTAGGATTGCAGGCATTAACTTGTGCTAACGACAAATGACCAATAAGAGAACTTTGTTGAGGATAATTAGAACATATCTTTATGGGCAAATATGGTGGTACTGATGTTCTAGGATCATGGCTCCTGGTAATGTCAACAGAGACTTTATTGACAATATATGCATAAATTCCCTGGTCTGTGCTGAACCATGGATGCATTTTATGTCTCGGCTGCCTCAACAACAAACGGGGATAATGGAAAGAATCTTATCATTGCCCCTTCACTTATATTTGCCGATGTTGTAGGGTAACTTATATTTTCGCAAAGAAATATtgcaaatgaaatttttttacttCACTTTGCAACTAGTATCTAGCATGTCAGTATTTTCAGTTATGCTATTGGTCCATTTTTTCCcttataatattttaatttatagtATCTAACATCCCAGGTGGAGACTTGACATTCTGGAGCTAAAAAATGGAAGTAACACTAGTGACCGCTAGATTATACACTCTATGATGCAAATATGCTTCGCTACTAATAATTAAAGTGAAATTATACCAGTCCAAAAGGCACATGCTGACCAATACAAGAGCCAAGCACAGGAGAATGAGCAATGAACTGCAACCTAAAACAAGAACATATCAAAATAACTCATCCTTCTAAATATTCACGACTTCCTCAAAGATGAATGCCTTTACTAAGTAATAGCTCTAACACTTGATAAACAATTGAAGCATATGTTTCTACATTTACAATTTTACACTCATATTCAAGACTTCCAAAAAGAATGGATGCATGCACTTCAATAAGTAATAGCTTTAACACTTAATAAACAATTGAAGCATATGTTTCTACATTTACAATTTTACATTCTAAATTAACAGCAAAccagaaaaagtacagaaaatcaATTCCTTCAAAAAATGGCGAACAGAACTTGAAGCCTAACCGAACATTCTGTAAACTTTGGACTAGTGAAATCAAatcatgaaaaaaaattaaagcagTACTTCAAACAACATAAACTAAGTCATAAAAAATATGGCTTTGTTCAGACTCAAAGAACGACCATATCCATCAATTCAGACAGATGTGGAAGAACTCATTACCAACAGCCACTTTTACATTAATAGCCACCAGGAGAAAACTCCTCATATAATTAAGATGACATCCATCTCGCTCAAATCAAAATTGAGGGGAAACAACGGCAGCCATGGTTGTGTCAGACTCTAAAACCAGCAGCTACCTGTGCTTCAGTACCAGGAGCTGGTGAAGATGGCGGCATACCTGCAACAGTTTGAGGCATCGGTGATGATGGCTGCATACCTCCAAAAGTTCTAGAAGGTGGTGATGATGGCGGCATACCAGCAAAAGTTCTAGGAGTTGGTGAATATGGCGGCCTACCTGCAACTGCTCCTACCCTCATTTCAAATAATCTATCGATCTcatcttttctcccttctttgcTAAAAGTTTCAGATGCAAAATCACGGAGAGTAGGGGGACCAACGATTCCATTCCTCAACATCTGACTAAGCAAATCCCTACCCTTGTCAAGTTTACCCTCCTTGCATAGTGCCATAATAACAATCTCATAATGTGTTGGGGTTGGCTTCACATCTCTCTCCCCCATTCGGCCCAGAATCTCTGCAGCCTCTTCAACCTTACCTTTCTTGACCAACTCATCCAAAACCTTGTTGCAGTATGTTGCATTATATCTCAAACCTGATTCAACCAccattttattgaaaaaatgtACAACATCATCCATCCTCTCTTCTTTCAGATAAGCATCAATCAAAATCCTGAAACTGTTCATATCTGGAATAACTGACTTTGTGGACATTTCTCCAAACAGCTTCTCTGCCTCCGATACCAACCCATGTTCACAATACTTTCCCATGATGTTATTGTAACCTGCTGCATCCATGGCAAAAGGCTTCGACTTCGGTTGCGTTCCAGCCTTCTTAAACACCTCAATCGCCTCCGATAACTTCCCCAGTCGGAAACATTCGTTCACCATAATATTAAATGTATCGGAATTCACAGCTTGGAAACTTGGTGGGGTATGGTTGTCCAACATTTGGTGGAAAAGAGCCGATGCCTCTGCCTTCTTGTCATACTTGAGAAGTACTTCCAAAAGGGTATTGCAAGTGACAGGACTCATCTTGAATTGACGATCAAGAAGGTTGCGGTAAGACTCCATGGCTTCAGTATCCTTCCCCTGCTTCCAGTGCCAGTCCATGAACGTCGCATTGACGACTCCATCATAGACGAGGCAACGTTCTCGAAGTTCGTCAAAGAGTTCATTTGCTCTCTCTAAGTTGCCCGAATTGAGGAACCCAGCGATAAGGATGTTGAAGACTAAAGAGTCGGCACCATGACCCTTGTTGAGCATCTCACGGAGGAGATCCATAGCGTCAGAAATCCGACCAGCGTCGACTAAGCCCTTCGTGAGATGACGGTAGGTCACAGGAGAAGGGCTGAAGGGTGCGTTCGCAAGGATGTGGTGGTATATTTCGATACCAGTATCGACGCGACCAGCATCACAATGGGTGTTGATAAGGACGTTGTAAGAGACGATATTGGGAACTATGTTCGACTGcctgaagaagaaggtgaagagaCCGATGGCGTCCTCGTAGCGGCCAGCACGATACATAGCAGCCATGATGGCATTGCAGGTGAAGACAGTAGGGCGGGTGTTGGAGAAGACTGCATGACG
The sequence above is a segment of the Telopea speciosissima isolate NSW1024214 ecotype Mountain lineage chromosome 7, Tspe_v1, whole genome shotgun sequence genome. Coding sequences within it:
- the LOC122667118 gene encoding glycosyltransferase BC10-like, yielding MKVIPRSRADEEDIDNFTDYLNANKDLWIGIVKVVSFLVIFVAGVILGLAASAHVTRYVTSSHTGLFYSSHNFPVPSHKKNCFTLSNCKEDDFLGMKGFVNPTYLTHSMTDDELFWRASMVPKKDAYPYNRVPKVAFMFLTRGPLPFMPLWEKFFRGHEELFSIYVHTLPGYESNVTNTSVFYGRQIPNQDVQWGSITMLDGERRLLANALLDFSNERFVLLSESCIPIYDFKTVYKYLIGSSHSFVESYDEPTRYGRGRYSGRMYPNIKLTQWRKGSQWFEMNRALAVEIISDNEYYSVFGKYCKPTCYPDEHYLPTYINMFHGQMNANRTVTWVDWSIRSPHPATFGRHDITEGFIQSLRNNGTACSYNSKRTYVCHLFARKFSPDALEPLLNISSTVMKF
- the LOC122669016 gene encoding pentatricopeptide repeat-containing protein At1g10270-like, coding for MALCRILLRSLRRSSPLSPSITAYSSSASTPTSTNSILQQQQQQQNHNLLSSRSFAFSSAEEAAAERRRRKRRLRIEPPLHALRRDPSAPRPRPDPNAPRLPDSTSALVGPRLNLHNRVQSLVRAGDLDGASATARHAVFSNTRPTVFTCNAIMAAMYRAGRYEDAIGLFTFFFRQSNIVPNIVSYNVLINTHCDAGRVDTGIEIYHHILANAPFSPSPVTYRHLTKGLVDAGRISDAMDLLREMLNKGHGADSLVFNILIAGFLNSGNLERANELFDELRERCLVYDGVVNATFMDWHWKQGKDTEAMESYRNLLDRQFKMSPVTCNTLLEVLLKYDKKAEASALFHQMLDNHTPPSFQAVNSDTFNIMVNECFRLGKLSEAIEVFKKAGTQPKSKPFAMDAAGYNNIMGKYCEHGLVSEAEKLFGEMSTKSVIPDMNSFRILIDAYLKEERMDDVVHFFNKMVVESGLRYNATYCNKVLDELVKKGKVEEAAEILGRMGERDVKPTPTHYEIVIMALCKEGKLDKGRDLLSQMLRNGIVGPPTLRDFASETFSKEGRKDEIDRLFEMRVGAVAGRPPYSPTPRTFAGMPPSSPPSRTFGGMQPSSPMPQTVAGMPPSSPAPGTEAQVAAGFRV